A genomic segment from Bacteroidia bacterium encodes:
- a CDS encoding beta-lactamase family protein yields the protein MTEGHHAPLIVQRLDTLFQRKVQNGFNGNVLISRKGKVIYKKCFGYPDKSKSTELDPTTSFQVASVTKTFTATAILILYQEGKIRLKDKVEKYIKGWPFKGISIDLLLSHRSGLGEYHYFSEKWYPDSETPVKLDDMIRAICDSSPPRYYKPNEKFDYCNTNYIVLARIIEIVGGNTYAEFLEEKIFKPLEMNNTWVGGMYDDPSRIRARGYNSKWEPEKNNFLDGCVGDKGVFTNVVDLNKYDKSFYNHTLLADTVIELMFKPRQKERKGIYNYGYGWRILRTEDSLPVVFHNGWWHGYNSCFYRRLQDSTTIIILGNKFSKEPYRLYGVLGILDNKTAGGDGEIGEEHNSGIKEEE from the coding sequence ATGACTGAAGGCCATCACGCCCCTCTGATCGTTCAGCGATTGGATACACTGTTTCAACGCAAGGTGCAGAATGGATTTAACGGAAATGTGCTGATCTCGCGAAAGGGAAAAGTGATCTATAAGAAGTGCTTTGGATACCCGGATAAGTCAAAGAGTACGGAACTTGATCCCACTACATCCTTTCAGGTGGCCAGTGTAACAAAAACGTTTACCGCAACCGCCATATTGATCCTGTATCAGGAAGGGAAAATCAGGCTGAAGGATAAAGTTGAAAAGTATATCAAGGGATGGCCTTTCAAGGGAATAAGTATTGATCTTCTTCTTTCGCATCGGTCCGGATTGGGCGAATACCACTACTTTTCTGAGAAGTGGTATCCCGATTCTGAAACGCCCGTGAAGCTGGATGACATGATCCGGGCAATTTGTGATTCCAGTCCTCCCAGGTATTATAAACCCAATGAAAAGTTTGATTACTGCAATACAAATTATATTGTACTTGCAAGAATAATTGAAATTGTAGGTGGAAATACATACGCGGAATTTCTGGAAGAAAAAATATTCAAACCACTGGAGATGAATAATACATGGGTGGGAGGAATGTACGATGACCCTTCCAGAATCCGTGCCCGGGGGTATAATTCAAAGTGGGAACCTGAGAAAAATAATTTTCTGGATGGTTGTGTGGGTGATAAAGGAGTATTTACCAATGTGGTTGATCTGAATAAGTATGATAAGAGTTTTTACAATCATACCTTGCTTGCGGATACGGTGATTGAACTGATGTTCAAGCCCCGGCAGAAGGAGCGTAAAGGGATCTATAATTACGGATATGGATGGAGAATTCTCCGAACAGAAGATTCATTGCCTGTGGTATTTCACAATGGCTGGTGGCATGGATACAATTCTTGTTTTTACAGACGACTCCAGGACAGCACAACCATCATCATCCTTGGTAATAAATTTTCAAAAGAGCCCTACCGGCTGTACGGGGTATTGGGAATATTGGACAACAAGACGGCCGGAGGCGATGGGGAGATAGGCGAAGAGCATAACTCAGGTATCAAAGAAGAAGAATAA